In the Pecten maximus chromosome 5, xPecMax1.1, whole genome shotgun sequence genome, aatgtattgtctgtatgggatactattGTCTGTACGGGATACTagctgttgtctgtatgggatactgttgtctgtatgggatactgttgtctgtatggaatgtattgtctgtatgggatactattgtctgtatgggatactgttgtctgtatgggatactactgtctgtatgggatactgttgtctgtatgggatactacTGTCTGAAGAGACAaggtgaaaaatgaaaaattattaaaGACTCAAATAACAATATCTATTTCATCATCATTTTCAGATAGTATTCATCTACCATGATGTGTTTTTGCTGTTACCCCCTAAATATTTATATGCTGtatttgtgtaaaaaaaatacatataagtCTTGTTACGCAAGTTGTGAGTTAAATGATCATTTTTATTATCTCCAGCTTGATCCCTCTCTTGGTAATGTGGCATTTGGATGTGGTCTGCATCGTTGGGGTTTCACACTGCGGAGCTTTGCACGTCTCTATGCTGCCAAGTTTGGTCTCCCTGAGGAAAAAATGATGCGTAGGTTGTGGGGTGAACAATTCTACAACCCTGGTACTAGAAGCTGGAACAAGATTGGTGGAGAAGGATATGTCCGAGGCTTCAACATGTTCGTCCTGGAACCACTCTACACTGTAAGGAATCATACATCTATGTCACTGAAATGTTTGGACACATACTACATTctcttaaaatgaaaatatgaatatttctCGGACACTAAAATGGAAGCTGAAACATTTATCTGATgcatttaacaaaaaatatcatatatacctATCAATTTCACAGATGCTGAGGACTTTGAAGACTTCAGAAAAGAAAGAAATCTTTAGACTGACAGACAAGATTAATATTCAGCTGTCAGCTGACGAGAGGGAAGAGAACGGAAAACCTCTCATGAGGAAGGTCATGCAGAAATGGCTGCCTGTTGCTGATGCTTTACTGGAGATGTTTGTTGTCCACCTGCCATCACCGCAGACTGCACAGACATACCGCACAGATCTCCTGTATGAGGGACCTATGGATGATGATGCTGCTGTCGGtaggtatacattttgtatttcatcaTTTCATAAGAATCTGTTAAAACCATATGTGTCAATACAAAAGTTGAtggtttgatattttgtattatcaAAGATAGAAATAAAATCTTTAAGATAAACACTTGTATTGATATTGACTTGTTTTTACCTATGATGAATTTGAATATTTGTGTGAAGAAATTATGACAATTTCTAAATTATTTTCTGGCTGTTTTTTTGTCAAAAAGGTCATATGCTTATAAAGGCTACATGTTTGTGTCCCAtgggtgacctttatagacaggtttgactatatatttactttatttGTTTACCTACCATCCGATTTTGTTTAACTGTTCACCATTTGACCCTTGCAGCGATGAAGCACTGTGATCCTAATGGACCATTGATGCTGTATGTTTCCAAGATGGTACCCACATCAGACAAAGGACGGTTCTATGCATTTGGCCGTGTCTTCTCTGGTACAGTGACCACTGGCCAGAAGGTCCGCATCATGGGGCCAAAATACGAACCAGGCAACAACAAGTCAGCTGACCTCTTCATAAAGGGCATTCCAAAGTGAGTAAATTGTAGATCATGATATATTTCAGTCTGTAAACTGGACACTGTATCATTTATTCTAATGCAACTCCATAATTGGTATGGAGCATCTTGTTTTAGGTTAATTGGTATAGAATTTGTAAGGTGATTGATTGTGGCGATATTGTTACTTTGTAGGACAGTGGTAATGATGGGTGCTGGGACCATGGCGGTGGACGACGTACCCTGTGGAAATACAGTAGGGCTAGTAGGACTAGATAAATACTTGATCAAGTCTGGTACAGTCACAACTTACGATCATGCCCACAACATGGCTGTGATGCGCTTCTCTGTCAGTCCTGTTGTCCGGGTGGCCGTTGATCCCGTCAAAGCAGCTGATCTCCCAAAACTGCTGGAAGGTCTACAGAGACTGACTAAGTCTGACCCAATGGTGCAGGTTGGTGTTCATATATATTCTGTACTGTACATGGTGAAATATTGACAtccaaattaaattaaaacttataAAAGATAGACATGATATTTACCTTAATGTATTATTTGACAGTGTATATCAGAGAATGGTCAACACATTGTGGCAGGAGCAGGAGAGATGCATCTGGACATCTGTTTGAAGGATCTGGAGAATGACCATGCTTGTATTCCAATCATAGtaggtattttaatattttaacttctgtgaaatattttaaaatcaaaacataaacaaaatgataaaaaaacccaaatgtGTTGACTAGATTGAACACTAAGTATTTTTCTGTATCTTAGATTTGAGAAAGAACACCATATGAATTTAGATTGAcagtaatatatttatttttctttcagcGTTCAGATCCTGTGGTCACTTACAGAGAGTGTGTGACAGAGCAGTCAGATCGTGTGTGCCTGGCCAAATCTCCAAACAGGCTTTGTCGGTTAATGATGACTGCAGAACCATTAGATAATGGTCTGGCCCAGGACATAGAAGAGGTGTGTGGCATGTTTCATTTCATGGAAAAGCATGATACAACAAACAGATTTTTTAGTGCTTCAGTAAAGGGGTTGATCTTTAAACTGATAGTAGAATTGCCAGCACCCTACTGATCATTTGAAAAAatcttgtttttattaaatgtgtacatgGTAATTATCAATGTATTTGTTACATTAGGGAAAAGTCAAGGCTACACAGGACGTACGAGAGCGGGCACATTACCTAGCCGATAAATACAGCTTTGACAAACAGGAGGCAAGGAAGATCTGGTGTTTTGGTCCCAATAATAATGGCCCCAACATGTTGGTGGATGTAAGCAGGTCTGTACAGTATCTACAGGAACTCCGAGATGTAGTCAAGGTTGGCTTCCAGTGGGCATCTCAGGAAGTGAGTAACAGATTTACTCCAGGAGGGCAAGGGGACTATATTGTTTGTGTTACTTAATTAGCAAAAAAAGTGATATATTACACAAGGAGGGCAAGGAAactatatattgtttgtattacttctgtaacaaaaacatataaattatTTGAGGACGGCAAGGAAAGTGTATATTATTTGTGTTGCGTCAGTAACAAAAAACTATTCAATTATTCCAGTAGGGGAAGGGAACTATCTTCTGATAAGTAACAAAAACAGATTGTTTATTCCAGGAAGGCATTGGCACTAGGTAGCAAACACTTGACTGATGGTTCGAAGATAGGGAAAGAATATAGTGTAAACATATCTATTTTGGCTCACTCAAGTAAAGATGATACTACATTATAATTAGTTAAAGTTAGATTAAACCAGTTTGTAACCAAATGATAACATATAAATGATCAAGTCATGAGAAGGGAAACTAAGTTATATTTTCTGATTGTGCAGGGAGTGTTATGTGAAGAGAATATGCGTGGTGTGCGGTTCAACATAAAGGATGCCAACATCCACAGCGACCCTGCCCACAGGCGTACAGGCCAGATCCTGCCCGCCACTCGACGATGTATATTGGCGTCCTACCTCACAGCAGCACCCAGGGTGATGGAGCCAGTCTACTTGGTGGACATTAAGGTATGAACATCAGCAATGACTTATTTCCTAtcataaatattgaatatataatatttggTATGATGTTTAATGGAGAAGTTAAAAGAATTTAGTactatatacataattatttttgaaagttttcagAAGTGCATAAAATTTGCCTTTACATTCCAAAGCAAAAACATAGAATCATTGGAAAAACACAAGTCGGTAGTATTCCTAACAAAATCTGCCTCAGTAAATACATAAATGTTTCCTGTACTCTTCAGGCACCCACTCAGGTAATAGGAGGTGTGGCTAGTGTTCTAGCCCAGCGGCGAGGACGTGTTGTTGACCAACAGCAGGATGACGGCACACCCATGGTCACCCTTAAAGGATTCATACCAGTCAATGAGTCTTTTGGTAAGGCACTAGTCATTTTTGGGAATGAATGTGtcatgttacaaaataaaaaaagtaaaaaaatagtTACAAATTTTTAAGTACCATCAGCAGGAAGATACCAGACTTTAAAGTAAAATTACcaggatatacatatacatgtacactgtatatattttcaaataatttaataaatacaattatctataaaatcattgaaatattaaaaaatattgtctAAATTATTCTATCAAAGATTCATGCTATGAAACTATTTAAGGGCATTAGAACGCAAGTGAGTTTATTTGTTTCTCAGTGATATaatcattcaattttctttctttttatttccaGGTTTTACTGAGCTGCTGCGTAGTGTGACTGGCGGTCAAGCTTTCCCTCAGTTGGTATTTGACCACTGGCAGGTTCTCCCTGGAGACCCACTTGATGCTAAGTCCAAGGCCGGAATGATTGTCAAGGCCACAAGAAAGCGGAAGGGCTTGAACCAAGAGATACCAGCACTGGAAAATTTCCTGGACAAGCTATGAAGGACATAGGAAATCCTGTTTCGTTGTGCTATTGAAGACACAAACTTTCGCTCCATGTATCTAGCATGAGaagttttcagttttggaaatttGTTTGGATTTCATTATGACCGACAAtagcaaaatattttattagtaaagaaataaaagcaaaatatttAACTAGTAAAGAAATAATAAGTAAAACATTGAGATCATAGTATTTGAAATggaaaaattaatgaaaaatcaTCCCATGGTATCAGGTTAAAAAAATGAgtattatttcagaacaaagaTTGTTGACAAATAAACAAAAGCTCAGAAGAGTATTGTGActgttttcttgttttatgtGTAGACTTGCTTAACAAGATCAATTGTCTGCCTCAAGTGACTACATAGGTCAGTTTGTTTAACACTACATCAACCACACATTCTCTTAAGTGCTCAGCTGACATGCTGAAATACTTATAGATGGTGATGAGCACATGTTACTTTTGTAACTGTTGTTTTCGAAGACGTTTTGTCAACAAAATGATCAGAAAAGAAAAAGACATCTATCAAATGAAAGggtttttattttacatgtgtattattTACTACACACATAACATACAAATAGTCAACACTAGCTATTTAGCTGTCTACCTAGGGTAATAGAATGTAAATCTACACGACCATTTATTGACATATTGTAAGCCAatcatattgtaaatataaatagtaCTACTATATATTAATCAACACACTGGGAAAATATGTGTATAAAATTCAAAAGACACTGTACAATACAAAATTGACAAGTGCCAATTCTTATATACAGAATCTAATTCGTGTGACAAATTACATCTTCCAACAGTGCAATCCTTGATTATTATAATGAACATCATTATTGTGTATAAATCAACACAGTACAAAATACTCACAAAGGTGTAAGTACAAACCAACCAACCTATATCGGGATCCATGATCAGATGGGTAAATACTTCGGTGGagaattttatcaatatatattgtatatatattttgacttcatactaaaacaaaaaaataacacagaaaacacaaTCTCTACAGCTAGAAACTTATCAATTTAACATCCAAGAACTTATCAATCGGGCTTCAAATTGATGAAAATAGAATTGAGAGATTTTCATAAAGCTATCATTTTATcccattatttcttatttggtGATCCAGGAGACATTTGAAACTATATTTAAAGTTTGGAAATTTAATgagaaaaaataatgatatcCTGAATATCAgaatataaattatcatataatGCTAATACTTCTTCACCAAGATAAATATTGACTAGTTACAATTAGGACTACATTCACATTCACTGAGTATTTTAAATGTATAGGAATATTAGAGTAAGGAAAAATTTCATTTCCTCTTTGGTTCAGATCATGagttttcataaaataaaatagtCATCTATATATTTTGGTCGtcaatttcacaaaataaaaataccttTCCTAGTCCTTTATACATCAAGTTGAGATATTATAATCATCTTTAATCGAATACTTCTGAAAATATGGTATAGAATAATTTCATTCTGAGGTCTAGGGTACCAATATTTGGGAACATTCAAAGCATTCCCTTTCAATTGCATACCTCTTGATTACATCTTAAGTATGTCAAGCTATTTCACtgacaaaataatttttgaacAGTATGTCAAGGGTCTGACCCCAACAattaatttctgaaaaagtCTGATATGgatatattactggtataaACAGATTATTTATATCACATATTAACACATAATGCcttaattaaaaattcaaacaatatcagttgttaaatgtatacaattaatGACAAGGTGCCAGCAAACTCACTGTGATAGATAGTACCAAATGTCAGTCACCTATTTGTTCTTAAAACAAAGATTGTTAGATTTGTTACTCCAGTGacaggaatacatgtatattgttgtgAGATTCTAACAGAAagtgatataaaatataaacctGCTAAGTCTTTTAAAATAGAAACCTGCTAAGTCTTTTATCTAATAGTTAATTAATCAAAATTGTACATTAAGTCAAGaacttttttatttcataatttggTTGAGAAGATAATGGAGTGAATAGCACCATGGCAAACTGAGTTCAATTTCCAAATCAGACAAGAAAAGGGTATAGGGGCACCTGCCCAACAACATGGGTTTTCTCGGGGAACAATGTCCTTCCACATTACAACCTCCTGTGCACTTCTATTTGGGCCAACAAGAAtgagtaatatatgtatatatatcaattaatttccTTTgcaaattgtaaaaaaatacaTTCGGTTTATCTCAATGTTCTGTATAAATGGTAAAATTAATACTAGTGGAAACAATCTCTAAACAGAAATGAAagatagataattatataaaggaCACATTTAGAAAAGTAACAAAATAATGGGAAGATAAGAGAACTCACAATGACATTATGCTCTAACTGAATAACAGTAGAATACAGGCATGTCCATTTGCCACAACATCCTTAATCCACAAGATATTCATCAATACAGAAATTAATAGCTTTGAtggatacattgtatatgtatatacatgtattaccatttCTTGGTTCAATAATATCAGTGATATTCATAGCCTTAATTCAATTCCAGAAAAGAGATCTTGATTAaaaaatgttatacatatatttctaaAAATGTTGACACAATGATTATTATGCTTCATGATTGGTTCCTATAAAATGAGattttattttgtgtcaaaCCTTCCTCTAATGAAAGTAATGAATTCCACCGAGAATGTCATCGGTAAGATTATAATAATTAAAGCAAATATTAAGTTTGTAACAGAAGAAAACCATTTGTAATATCGGAGTGGTGAAGATGAAGTTTTAAATGAGAGCAGCAATGAGATTCTCACAAATTACATTCCAACTAAGTGTTTTATGCTGCGTCATTTTGACAATGTTGTGTAGACACATTCTAAATACTGTTAATAAGACATATGTTCATTCATAAagaattattttgtacatttgtgCTTGAAAGAAGTATGATAAATATCTTAAGCTTTGTTTTTAGGCATTTCTTGCCTTAACAAAGTTCATTTCCAGaatgttcaatgttttataaGAGATATCAGCTAACACTAAAAATTCTCCTGCTGATATGAAACATGAATTGCTGAATTAGGGAAAAAGTGTTTCAAACAATGGTGGCAAAACACACCAGATATTTGGACCATAGAATGATGTCATACATTGTTagataaaaatcaaataaaacaggacactaaaaaaagaagaaaacaatgGAAAGGTGGAAAAATAAAGACACATACCACAGCTTGTAATCCTTCTCAGATCATCGAGACAAACCATAAAATACATGATCTAGGTTAACATTTCACattaaataattattgtcaCGAATGTATGACATCAATATAGCACTAGGGAAAATACACTTAAACCCAGACTGTAAAACAGTACTGCACTATGGGAGAAACGACCtgttactatagttatagtCTTGATATTATAAACACATGGTATATCATTTATATCCAATGTACCTGGTACAGCTCATATACCCAGTATTTGATGGTTCCAATTCTATTACCATGTATAGCATTTATAACCACTTTTAAATGGTTCCAACTTTTAACTTTTATCTATTACAGGTAAAATCTATATATTAAGTTATTTTTTGTAGTTGTTTCACATTCATTCGCAGTTATATCAGATTTATTTTCTTTCCCACTCTATTAcctgttattattattatcaatttttattttcctttttttttatatgatcacTGGTTCACACTGTCTGGCCAGGTCCATGTCTCTGGGACAAATGATTCATAATCTGTATCATAAAGATGTTTACGGATGAATTCCTCTTTGTTTTCAGGCTCCGGGTATGTGGAGGCGTTGCCCGTTTTGTATACCAATTCTGCTATTCCTGTGGCAATCTTCAATGATACATCCTGGATATCAGAGAG is a window encoding:
- the LOC117327516 gene encoding elongation factor 2-like: MVNFTMDQLRSAMDHRTGIRNLAVIAHVDHGKTTLTDSLLAKAGVINTDQAGDKCAMDTRKDEQLKGITIKSTAISLLYEVDPKLFPTGSEAGLKECIVNLIDSPGHVDFSSEVTAALRVADGALVVVDSVSGKCVQTETVLRQALAERVRPVLMLNKLDRCVMEVQLDHEELYQSLCRTIQAINSTVEMYGQPDVMGKLTLDPSLGNVAFGCGLHRWGFTLRSFARLYAAKFGLPEEKMMRRLWGEQFYNPGTRSWNKIGGEGYVRGFNMFVLEPLYTMLRTLKTSEKKEIFRLTDKINIQLSADEREENGKPLMRKVMQKWLPVADALLEMFVVHLPSPQTAQTYRTDLLYEGPMDDDAAVAMKHCDPNGPLMLYVSKMVPTSDKGRFYAFGRVFSGTVTTGQKVRIMGPKYEPGNNKSADLFIKGIPKTVVMMGAGTMAVDDVPCGNTVGLVGLDKYLIKSGTVTTYDHAHNMAVMRFSVSPVVRVAVDPVKAADLPKLLEGLQRLTKSDPMVQCISENGQHIVAGAGEMHLDICLKDLENDHACIPIIRSDPVVTYRECVTEQSDRVCLAKSPNRLCRLMMTAEPLDNGLAQDIEEGKVKATQDVRERAHYLADKYSFDKQEARKIWCFGPNNNGPNMLVDVSRSVQYLQELRDVVKVGFQWASQEGVLCEENMRGVRFNIKDANIHSDPAHRRTGQILPATRRCILASYLTAAPRVMEPVYLVDIKAPTQVIGGVASVLAQRRGRVVDQQQDDGTPMVTLKGFIPVNESFGFTELLRSVTGGQAFPQLVFDHWQVLPGDPLDAKSKAGMIVKATRKRKGLNQEIPALENFLDKL